A region from the Clostridium beijerinckii genome encodes:
- a CDS encoding ABC transporter ATP-binding protein — protein MFEVSNVKFKDILDIPLLCINKPITCIIGSSGSGKTTLLRMLNCLNIPDVGTIHYNGRDVSKMDTVQLRRQVVMLGQTPVIYSGSIEDNLQIGLVFSKKPPASKTAMKETLARVELNKQLTDRCGNLSGGEKQRLCLARVMLMDSDTYLLDEPSAALDKETEQFIIENFSKFVLENKKQLIMVTHSEQIAQKFPDSIIRIEKGKVMEEYHE, from the coding sequence ATGTTTGAAGTAAGTAATGTAAAATTTAAAGATATCTTAGATATACCATTATTATGTATTAATAAACCCATTACATGTATTATAGGATCTTCTGGAAGCGGGAAGACAACATTACTACGCATGCTAAATTGTTTAAATATACCTGATGTAGGTACAATTCATTATAACGGTAGAGATGTTTCTAAAATGGATACTGTACAACTTCGGCGGCAAGTTGTTATGTTAGGACAAACACCTGTAATTTATAGTGGTTCAATAGAAGATAATTTGCAAATTGGATTGGTATTTTCTAAGAAGCCGCCTGCATCTAAGACTGCCATGAAAGAAACCCTTGCAAGAGTTGAGCTCAATAAACAGCTAACTGATAGATGTGGAAATCTTTCAGGCGGTGAAAAGCAACGGTTATGTCTTGCTAGAGTGATGCTTATGGATTCAGATACATATTTATTGGATGAACCATCAGCAGCATTAGATAAAGAAACAGAACAATTTATCATAGAAAATTTCTCGAAGTTTGTTTTGGAAAACAAAAAGCAGCTCATCATGGTTACCCACTCAGAACAAATTGCTCAAAAATTTCCTGATTCAATTATAAGAATTGAAAAAGGAAAAGTTATGGAGGAATATCATGAATAA
- the lexA gene encoding repressor LexA, whose amino-acid sequence MEFNRGQKKIINGKPNGHMLIKGTKGTGKTTAFINKIPALLNHYCISKDDSILIATCNEEHSSKVSFIYKNIDNEKYHQNSFFDEDKSDKLDIITIDSLMFYYFNQYNTYHRKKIDIASISQCENELKKAINIIAKKHEKEKINILNLEFTKFIQEELMWIKACNYINLEEYQTANRQGRLSKTSGCISKLLRKNSKQRQAVYEILVEYNNNLKNKNKIDIQDLALVALEEAQKNPSKNYTHIFIDNSQDLTKVQLEFLKALYNEKTYSSITFTVDSIQYNNPYAWLTKGQSFVSLGYDMKGKSVSLRKSYTEEITSEIEKTNKEENLIYVKDVQNINMDKELNKITESNYNFIKKSGLTQTKNIKKDDLTNSALILDVIEYIDLKRNVSHRFIKDSGAVDEIYLEYNGTQEKVEDVLSIPVFNEIAAGSPILINDSIEDNYYLPKEWIRNSKDIFMLKVKGNSMINKNIYDGDYVVISKQNTPNVRDIVAVDIEGEATLKTYRIKNGKIVLMPENENYEPIIIDDQEFSFLGVAIGLIKNSYN is encoded by the coding sequence GTGGAATTTAATAGAGGACAAAAAAAAATAATTAATGGTAAACCAAATGGTCATATGCTTATAAAGGGTACAAAAGGAACTGGAAAGACCACTGCATTTATAAATAAAATTCCAGCATTACTTAATCACTATTGCATATCTAAAGATGATAGCATACTTATAGCAACCTGCAATGAAGAACATTCGAGTAAAGTATCGTTTATTTATAAAAACATAGATAATGAAAAATATCATCAAAATAGTTTTTTTGATGAAGACAAAAGTGATAAATTAGACATAATTACAATAGATTCTTTAATGTTTTATTATTTTAATCAATATAATACATATCATAGAAAAAAAATAGATATTGCATCTATTTCACAGTGCGAAAATGAACTTAAAAAAGCTATTAATATTATAGCTAAAAAACATGAAAAGGAAAAAATAAATATATTAAATCTTGAGTTTACTAAATTTATACAAGAAGAACTTATGTGGATAAAAGCTTGTAATTATATAAATCTTGAAGAATATCAAACTGCTAACAGACAGGGTAGATTAAGTAAAACAAGTGGCTGCATATCTAAACTCCTTAGAAAGAATTCAAAACAAAGGCAAGCTGTATATGAAATTTTAGTTGAGTATAATAATAACTTAAAAAATAAAAATAAAATAGATATTCAAGATTTGGCGCTTGTAGCTTTAGAAGAAGCACAAAAGAATCCGAGTAAGAATTATACTCATATTTTTATAGATAATAGCCAAGATTTAACCAAGGTCCAATTAGAATTCTTGAAAGCATTATATAATGAAAAAACTTATTCCAGCATAACATTTACAGTCGATAGTATTCAATATAATAACCCTTATGCTTGGCTGACAAAGGGACAATCTTTTGTTAGCTTAGGATATGATATGAAGGGTAAAAGTGTTTCTTTGAGAAAGAGTTATACTGAAGAAATAACTAGTGAGATTGAAAAAACAAATAAAGAAGAAAACTTAATTTATGTTAAGGATGTACAGAATATTAATATGGATAAAGAATTAAATAAAATTACTGAGTCAAATTATAATTTTATTAAGAAAAGTGGACTAACTCAAACTAAAAATATTAAAAAAGATGATTTAACTAATTCAGCGTTGATTTTAGATGTTATTGAATATATAGACTTAAAAAGAAATGTATCTCATAGATTTATAAAAGACTCTGGAGCCGTAGATGAAATTTATTTAGAATACAATGGAACACAGGAAAAAGTAGAAGATGTACTAAGTATTCCGGTATTCAATGAAATTGCAGCAGGTAGTCCAATTCTTATAAATGATTCTATTGAGGATAATTATTATTTGCCAAAAGAATGGATAAGAAATTCTAAGGATATTTTTATGCTTAAAGTAAAAGGTAATTCTATGATAAACAAAAATATTTATGATGGTGATTATGTAGTAATAAGTAAGCAAAATACTCCAAATGTTAGAGATATAGTTGCAGTTGACATTGAAGGAGAAGCTACTTTAAAAACATATAGAATTAAGAATGGGAAAATTGTTCTAATGCCAGAGAATGAGAATTATGAACCTATTATTATAGATGATCAAGAATTTAGCTTTCTTGGAGTAGCTATTGGGCTTATTAAAAATTCATATAACTAA
- a CDS encoding Cof-type HAD-IIB family hydrolase gives MKPNIIFFDIDGTLLSEKTFTVPDSAKEAIRKTQENGHLVFINTGRPILEIDNCIQELNFDGYVCGCGTYIEFKNKELFHRSLGVSLCKEIVSKLRRYHIDAILEGKNGVYYDMDICSEEVLRIKARHTKEGFYKGQTFDDSDIDFDKLVIWTNEASDFDAFHNKFKSTLEFIHRGENFYELVPLEFSKASGIKYLIQHLDIPHENTYAIGDSTNDLSMLEYVKNSIAMGNSHTSLFDLVSFVTKDVEEDGIKYALKHYNII, from the coding sequence ATGAAACCTAATATAATATTTTTTGACATTGATGGAACATTACTTAGTGAAAAGACTTTCACAGTTCCAGATAGTGCTAAGGAAGCTATAAGAAAAACTCAAGAAAATGGACATCTTGTATTTATTAATACAGGTAGACCAATTTTAGAAATTGATAATTGTATTCAAGAGCTTAATTTTGATGGATATGTATGTGGATGCGGTACATATATAGAATTTAAAAATAAAGAATTATTCCATAGAAGTCTTGGTGTAAGCTTATGCAAAGAAATTGTTAGTAAGTTACGTAGATATCATATAGATGCAATATTAGAAGGTAAAAATGGTGTTTACTATGATATGGATATATGCTCTGAAGAGGTACTTAGAATTAAAGCTCGCCATACGAAAGAAGGTTTCTACAAAGGACAAACCTTTGATGATTCTGATATTGATTTTGATAAATTAGTTATTTGGACTAATGAAGCTAGTGATTTTGATGCTTTTCATAATAAATTCAAAAGTACCCTTGAATTTATACACCGTGGTGAAAACTTCTATGAATTAGTTCCATTAGAATTTTCAAAAGCATCTGGTATAAAATATTTAATACAGCACTTAGATATACCTCATGAAAATACTTATGCAATTGGTGATAGTACTAATGATTTGTCTATGCTTGAATATGTAAAAAATAGTATTGCTATGGGCAATAGTCATACTTCACTATTTGATTTAGTTTCATTTGTTACTAAAGATGTTGAAGAAGATGGAATTAAATATGCGTTAAAACACTACAATATAATATAA
- a CDS encoding collagen-like protein, with translation MGQHGYFHDNIDDKRKVCFNEACDNIKCCKGPQGPQGPQGPSGGPQGPQGPQGTQGTQGTQGPQGPQGPQGPQGPQGPQGPQGPQGTQGTQGTQGPQGPQGTQGTQGTQGTQGPQGPQGPQGPQGPQGTQGTQGTQGTQGTQGTQGPQGPQGTQGTQGTQGTQGTQGPQGTQGTQGTQGTQGPQGPQGPQGTQGTQGTQGTQGTQGPQGPQGPQGTQGTQGTQGTQGTQGTQGTQGTQGPQGPQGTQGTQGTQGTQGTQGTQGPQGPQGPQGPQGTQGTQGTQGTQGTQGPQGPQGPQGPQGTQGTQGPQGPQGPQGPQGPQGPQGPQGPQGPQGPQGPQGPQGPQGPQGPQGPQGPQGPQGPQGPQGPQGPQGPQGPQGPQGPQGPQGPQGPQGPQGPQGTQGTQGTQGPQGPQGPQGPQGTQGTQGPQGPQGPQGPQGPQGPQGPQGPQGPQGPQGPQGPQGPQGPQGPQGPQGPQGPQGPQGPQGPQGPQGPQGPQGPQGPQGPQGPQGPQGPQGTQGPQGPQGPQGPQGPQGPQGPQGPQGPQGPQGPQGPQGPQGPQGPQGPQGPQGPQGPQGPQGPQGPQGPQGPQGPQGGEFEDFEYDQPASFSGEETIAISTTPVLLATVTQVTVQNTGDLVWLTGIVGWLLDNGNTTFTFIIYRDNTSNSIFTTSDTANGNSNYTTPINHVDTPTAGTHTYYLYVVGSQINKGTVVGPILLTACVIPD, from the coding sequence GTGGGACAGCATGGTTATTTTCATGATAATATAGATGATAAAAGAAAAGTTTGTTTTAACGAAGCATGTGATAATATAAAATGTTGCAAAGGACCTCAAGGACCACAAGGGCCTCAAGGACCAAGTGGAGGCCCACAAGGACCTCAAGGACCTCAAGGTACTCAAGGCACTCAAGGTACTCAAGGACCACAAGGACCTCAAGGACCTCAAGGACCTCAAGGACCTCAAGGACCTCAAGGACCACAAGGGCCTCAAGGCACTCAAGGTACTCAAGGCACTCAAGGACCACAAGGACCTCAAGGTACTCAAGGAACACAAGGCACTCAAGGTACTCAAGGACCACAAGGACCTCAAGGACCTCAAGGACCACAAGGGCCTCAAGGCACTCAAGGTACTCAAGGCACTCAAGGTACTCAAGGTACTCAAGGCACTCAAGGACCACAAGGACCTCAAGGTACTCAAGGAACTCAAGGTACTCAAGGCACTCAAGGTACTCAAGGACCTCAAGGTACTCAAGGTACTCAAGGTACTCAAGGTACTCAAGGACCTCAAGGACCACAAGGACCTCAAGGCACTCAAGGTACTCAAGGAACACAAGGTACTCAAGGCACTCAAGGACCACAAGGACCACAAGGACCTCAAGGCACTCAAGGTACTCAAGGTACTCAAGGTACTCAAGGTACTCAAGGTACTCAAGGTACTCAAGGTACTCAAGGACCACAAGGACCTCAAGGCACTCAAGGTACTCAAGGAACACAAGGTACTCAAGGCACTCAAGGTACTCAAGGACCTCAAGGACCACAAGGACCACAAGGACCTCAAGGCACTCAAGGTACTCAAGGTACTCAAGGTACTCAAGGCACTCAAGGGCCACAAGGGCCACAAGGGCCACAAGGACCTCAAGGTACTCAAGGAACACAAGGACCTCAAGGACCTCAAGGACCTCAAGGACCTCAAGGACCTCAAGGACCACAAGGACCACAAGGACCTCAAGGACCACAAGGACCACAAGGACCTCAAGGACCACAAGGACCACAAGGACCACAAGGACCTCAAGGACCACAAGGGCCTCAAGGACCACAAGGACCACAAGGACCACAAGGACCTCAAGGACCACAAGGACCACAAGGACCTCAAGGACCACAAGGACCTCAAGGACCTCAAGGACCACAAGGACCTCAAGGACCTCAAGGACCACAAGGTACTCAAGGAACACAAGGCACTCAAGGACCACAAGGACCTCAAGGACCACAAGGACCTCAAGGTACTCAAGGAACACAAGGACCTCAAGGACCTCAAGGACCACAAGGACCACAAGGACCTCAAGGACCACAAGGACCACAAGGACCTCAAGGACCACAAGGACCACAAGGACCTCAAGGACCACAAGGACCACAAGGGCCTCAAGGACCACAAGGACCTCAAGGACCTCAAGGACCTCAAGGACCTCAAGGACCACAAGGACCTCAAGGACCACAAGGACCTCAAGGACCACAAGGACCTCAAGGACCACAAGGACCTCAAGGACCTCAAGGACCACAAGGACCTCAAGGTACTCAAGGACCACAAGGACCTCAAGGACCTCAAGGACCACAAGGACCACAAGGACCTCAAGGACCACAAGGACCTCAAGGACCACAAGGACCTCAAGGACCTCAAGGGCCTCAAGGACCACAAGGACCTCAAGGACCACAAGGACCTCAAGGACCACAAGGACCACAAGGACCTCAAGGACCTCAAGGACCACAAGGACCTCAAGGACCACAAGGACCTCAAGGACCTCAAGGAGGCGAATTCGAGGATTTTGAATATGATCAACCTGCTAGTTTTTCAGGTGAAGAAACAATAGCTATTTCAACAACACCTGTTTTACTAGCAACAGTGACTCAAGTTACCGTACAAAACACTGGAGATTTAGTGTGGCTAACTGGAATTGTAGGATGGTTACTAGATAATGGTAACACAACTTTTACTTTTATTATTTATAGAGATAATACTAGCAATTCTATATTTACTACAAGTGATACTGCTAACGGTAATTCAAATTACACTACTCCAATAAATCATGTAGATACACCGACTGCAGGTACGCACACTTATTATCTATATGTCGTTGGTTCACAAATTAATAAAGGAACTGTAGTTGGACCAATTTTGTTGACAGCATGTGTAATACCTGATTAG
- a CDS encoding glycosyl transferase family 2 — MQSSNTPLLTAHLFISKNSSWDGLEEMFKKLNESGITIKVYEPDDELFINPRNPRVYVSLGDKVEQFTTLHTLPYHERKRWLHYKSPADIQPAYLFYCWLNRTDPLPENKIIPDTHFSSDTPLVSVFTAAYRSKEKIQYPYRSLLNQTYSNWEWVIVDDSDDDDATYNKDLLPLGDPRVRRYRQDCRNGYIGATKRYAAGLCTGEILVEVDHDDELTTDCLEKIVKIFQQHPECGFAYGDCAEAYRGSNDSHWYGWDCGFGYGVYYRVWVQEMNRWQNVLRNTIINGNTILHLVGLPNHPRAWTKECYHLLGGHREELLVADDYDMLVRSFLCTKYASIPNLLYIQYRNENGDNSTFTRNKQIQILVNELYKYYGERIHTRVKELGLQEDVLYSRVWERATDDPALKSAHIIDEDSSRFSMLFPIPYSCPISTNEQLFKTLEKGIETNFKDMEIVVVGRIPQEIETFASRAPMGTIRWWPMESKDSLDTCIKYAKFCSSCKDKVVILPEI, encoded by the coding sequence ATGCAATCAAGTAATACTCCACTATTAACAGCCCATCTATTTATTTCAAAAAATAGTTCATGGGATGGACTTGAGGAAATGTTCAAAAAGCTTAATGAAAGTGGAATAACGATAAAAGTGTATGAACCTGATGATGAATTATTTATAAATCCTAGAAATCCACGTGTCTATGTTTCATTAGGAGATAAGGTAGAGCAATTTACAACACTGCATACCTTACCCTATCATGAGAGAAAACGTTGGTTACATTACAAGTCTCCAGCAGATATTCAACCAGCTTATTTATTTTACTGTTGGCTGAATCGTACGGATCCTCTTCCGGAAAATAAAATTATACCTGACACTCATTTTTCTTCTGATACCCCTTTAGTATCAGTATTCACAGCTGCCTATAGGTCAAAAGAAAAAATTCAGTATCCTTATCGCTCTCTATTAAATCAAACTTATTCAAATTGGGAATGGGTGATTGTAGATGATTCCGATGATGATGATGCCACATACAACAAAGACTTATTGCCTCTAGGTGATCCACGTGTTAGAAGATATCGCCAAGATTGTCGCAATGGCTATATAGGAGCAACTAAACGATATGCAGCAGGTCTATGCACTGGAGAAATTTTAGTAGAAGTAGACCATGATGATGAACTAACGACTGACTGTCTAGAAAAAATTGTAAAAATATTTCAACAGCATCCTGAATGTGGTTTTGCATATGGGGATTGTGCAGAGGCATATAGGGGAAGCAATGATTCACATTGGTATGGATGGGATTGTGGATTTGGATATGGTGTATATTATAGAGTCTGGGTGCAAGAAATGAATCGATGGCAAAATGTATTAAGAAATACCATAATAAATGGAAATACCATTCTACATTTAGTTGGTTTACCAAATCATCCTCGTGCATGGACGAAAGAGTGCTACCATCTGCTTGGAGGCCACCGCGAAGAACTATTGGTTGCAGATGATTACGACATGCTAGTTCGTTCGTTTCTTTGTACTAAGTATGCATCCATCCCCAATTTACTTTATATACAATATAGAAATGAAAATGGGGATAATTCTACGTTTACTAGAAATAAGCAGATTCAAATTCTCGTAAATGAACTATATAAGTATTATGGCGAAAGAATCCATACAAGAGTTAAAGAGCTGGGATTACAAGAAGATGTGTTATATAGTCGCGTATGGGAAAGAGCTACTGATGACCCTGCTCTTAAATCAGCTCATATCATTGATGAAGATTCATCCAGATTTTCAATGTTATTTCCCATTCCATACTCATGTCCTATAAGTACGAATGAACAATTATTTAAGACTCTTGAAAAGGGTATAGAAACTAACTTCAAAGATATGGAAATAGTGGTTGTTGGACGTATTCCTCAAGAAATTGAGACTTTTGCTTCCAGGGCACCAATGGGAACAATCCGCTGGTGGCCTATGGAGTCAAAGGATTCATTGGACACATGCATTAAATATGCTAAGTTTTGCTCTTCATGTAAGGATAAAGTTGTTATTCTACCCGAGATTTAA